DNA from Gemmatimonadaceae bacterium:
TTTGCCGCCGCTCATTGATCGTGAGATTTTTTTCGGCAACCCGGAGATCGCGGGAGCGCAAATCTCGCCCGACGGCAAGTACATCTCGTTTCGCAAGCCGTACAAAGACACGATGAACATCTGGGTCAAGCGCGCCGACGAACCGTTTGAACGCGCGCGACTAATCACGAACGAAACGAAACGCCCGATTCGCAATTATTTTTGGTCGCGTGACGGCAAACAAATTTTGTTCGTCAACGACTTTGACGGCGATGAGAATTTCAACGTCTACGCCGTCGACCCGGCGGCAACTCCGGCGGCGGGCGCGGAAGTTGGGGCATCGCGAAACTTGACGGATCTGAAAAAAGTGCGGGCGTTCATCTACGAAGTGCCGCGCAGCGAGCCGGATGCGATTTACGTTGGGCTAAACGACCGCGATGCGCGGTGGCACGACCTTTACAAGGTCCGCGTTTCAACCGGGGAGCGTCAGCTGATCCGGCAAAATACCGACCGCTTTGACGGCTATCAATTCGACAACGCCGGCAAACTGCGCCTCGCCACCCGAATCCCGGAAAACGGCGACACCGAGCTTTTACGACTTGACGCCGACGGCAAAGTGTCGAAAGTTTATTCGTGCAATGTTTTCGAGACGTGCTATCCGGTCCGTTTTCATAAGGACAACCGGCGTGTCTATATGGTCACTAACAAGGGCGACGTTGATTTGATTCGCCTGGTTCTGCTCGACCCGGAAACCGGCAAAGAAGAAGCGGTTGAGTCCGACCCGATGAACCGCGTTGATTTTGGCGACGTGCGCTATTCCGACGTGACCGACGAAATAATTTACACGACTTACGACGACGACAAGCCGCGAATTTATTTCAAAGACAAATCATTTGAAGCTGATTACAAACTTTTGCGAAAGCAATTGCCGAACAAA
Protein-coding regions in this window:
- a CDS encoding prolyl oligopeptidase family serine peptidase, whose translation is LPPLIDREIFFGNPEIAGAQISPDGKYISFRKPYKDTMNIWVKRADEPFERARLITNETKRPIRNYFWSRDGKQILFVNDFDGDENFNVYAVDPAATPAAGAEVGASRNLTDLKKVRAFIYEVPRSEPDAIYVGLNDRDARWHDLYKVRVSTGERQLIRQNTDRFDGYQFDNAGKLRLATRIPENGDTELLRLDADGKVSKVYSCNVFETCYPVRFHKDNRRVYMVTNKGDVDLIRLVLLDPETGKEEAVESDPMNRVDFGDVRYSDVTDEIIYTTYDDDKPRIYFKDKSFEADYKLLRKQLPNKEIAFGSSTKDEGMWMVTAWSDTEPGETYLLDRKSKKLTKQYSVRQRLPREHLAEMRVVRYKSSDGMEIPAYLTLPKGVPAKNLPAIITPHGGPWGRDTWGYRSYAQFAANRGYAVLQPNFRASTGFGKKFLDAGNNQWGDKMQDDLTYGVKYLVEQGIADPKRIGIWGGSYGGYATLAGITFTPDLYAAAVAEVAPSNLITLLETVPPYWESFRVVFYKRM